From the genome of Ciona intestinalis chromosome 4, KH, whole genome shotgun sequence:
AGcgtaaaatattattacacAGTTTATTTGGGCGGTTTGTGAACGTGCATAGAGTTAGATATATACAAATAGCTGCGTTGCTTGAAATAAACCGTCATTCCATATTGCCACATAATATAAAGCAATCGTGGATTGCACGCAATATCGGAACATTGTCTTAGAACTGATTTTCTGGTAAACAGATTTATCCTCTTTATTGCGTGACTCAGGTAGTTAGCGTAAGTGTGCGTGAGACAGTAGCTTTGTAATTAGCGAGAAGGGACAACTTGCCGACACGAACGGACTGGCGCCCGTCAGCTAATACCAGCCGCAGTCACGCGAACTTCCAACGACCGGCAGAACTTGCACGCGAGATTGTTTTGTATACTAATCGGCTGATTACCACCCCAAACGCCGTATCCCATACGAGTCTCGTGCGACGACGAAAGACGGAAAGTTTTTCTTGACTTTCCGTACACGGATGATgaagacaaaaatatttgtcttgttttaagtttatgaCCCCTGCGTTCTCACGCACTGACATCAAAATGGTTCACATTCATCTTGTTGCACCGTCGACACATCGCGTGCTGCCGCGATCTTCCTTGTTTGTACAAGCGGCCCGCTTGCCATTGTAGCCGAAACACGGATTTCGTTGGTTAGCGAGAAAATTAATTGACTTGGAATGCTAGAACATAATTCAGCCGTTCGCACGGAAGCTCTGAAGAATTAAAATAACTCTGAAGTATAAGTGCGTGGACTTTCTTTCAAATAGGAACGTGGCGTCCAACGATCAAATTCCACCACTTTGATTTGGTTAGTGGGTTAGTAGTTTACCGGGTCGGCGTCTTTCAGAACGGTATGTTTGCCATTCAACAACCTCATCATCGTCTATATTCATTTAATCCTTTGCGTGCATCCATACAGTCAATATTAGGTTAATAAATCTTGTTGCGTGCTAATCCGCGTCAAAAGCCGAAgcatatatgtttgtatttgaTAAGAGTGGACTTCACACCTTGATATGGGCGGGTCATACTGGAGCCATCATGACCTGAAGGTATTGGTAAAATAATGACTGAATGAGAATTTAACATTTAGGATATGTTTGGTTTGGACAGTTTACCGTTTTGAAAtacatgttaatattttttttatttatttgtcgCATGGCGTCGTTGCTATTTTATTACCTATACTGGAATACACGTAACGTTATTCAGAGGTATAATACAACACtggaaataaataatgaacaaCAGCAATAGTCGATTGCCAAAAAAGTCGTGACGAGTGCAATAAACCTTAAACACAATAAGACTTAAATTTCAAAGCGACACTTCTGCGATGAAAGGAGAATACGTTGTGATGTATGGATATTTAAAATTGCGTGAGAACCATGTTCGTCATGGGGTTGTTCGTacaaatacaaattatattCTGGTGCGTGCATTTCGGAATAATCAATTTCACATATGAGTTTGTGGGATAGTTGAAATAACTTCGTGACAAGCGTGGCTAGTTGCTTCCAGCAACGGAGAAATCTCACTCTTACGCGCCAATTAATGATACCACCGACAGGCGTTATTATCGAAGTCTCTGTTGTGGGTTGGGTTTGTAAACTGGCCGCCATGCTCTCGCACGCAATGAAATGAGTCGTTGGTTAGGTCGCACGCGATTTTGCGGCCAGTGGCACGCGACAACAGTGAGTGGACCCTCGGCGTCGGAACCTTCTTTGTAACGGGCCATGAAATCTCCAAAGCGACGCACGCTATTCCCGAGAGAAGGGGCGTTTACACATGCGCATCGCTCTAAGTTTCAATTAGGGGTAATCTGAGGCTTTCCGCGGGTGGCAGGAGGTCGATGGAATTCGAGAAAGCTTTTCGTTCCTGCTTTCCACTCATGCCTGNCAANNAAGACGCCGGAAGGAAGCTTGGTTTAAATACGACAAGATTGAAAGGAGGGAGCAACCGATTAGATAACCAATTCAGCATTCTCACGCCAATTTAATGCAAGTAAACTAACTTAATTCTACATTCACCTCGTATAcattgttactttttttattttttttccaaataaatgtatattgcTAACCGTAACACGGTATACACAGCCAGAATAGCAACATAttgcactgtggggtaagatgggatactggtGTCACCTACAtccctgaacgtgttttaaacaattaacagggCTCTCGCGGCGCTACGGTtatgaaattttgtaaatgtcTTCGTTTTCCACCAAATGGAACCACAAATCGAATAAAAActcgtcccatcttaccccttacACTACATTGGACAAGGATATAGGCCTAATATCATTAACACGTTCGACGATCCATCGCACGTAAAATAGCTCGACTAAGATTAGACGCATTCTTGGTTTGAAGTTGTCATATGATTTCTATTCTTACAACATCGATACGCTGTTTCAGTTAAATACATTTGGgtataaagtaaacaatgtTTGTTGCATAACATGCGTGGGTAGTATGTTTGTGGTCACTTGGGTAGTATGTTTTTGGATAACAAAATGTAAACGAAACTGTTCTCCATCACTTGTGATTCAGTGCATTGTTAGTTTtggatggaacatgtttttttcttttttttccgTCACCATGGTGATattcaaagaatatttacaaaactatatataaccgtatcctcacgactttaaaaggatgttgtaaattttaaaaaacatgatcGGGATGGTCTTTAGTCGtttaccatcttaccccacattactatatacaaaatatgaatCCAAGCCCCTGCTTTAATTGTGATGGCGTTCTCAACAATAGTCGAATACCGTCTGTTCACCGATGTGTATTTACCTGATCACACACCTTTTAACAGTTACATATAATAAATGCAGCTGTAAAATAGTAATGCCTGACTACATATAAGCACCATGCCTGTATGTCGCTGCAGCCACAGCGCAAACTCAAAGGACACCCCTAACTATTATAGGCGACTCGTTTCGTCACGCAGAGTGAGCGGTTATACCAAGAAAAAGGAAGGCAAAGAATACGGTCGTATTTAAAACTTGTGCGGATCCAGGCAGATGCAtggtgttttatttgaaataggATAACCGTGGTATAACACAAATTCTTTCCTGTGACAAATGGAAACAGAATATCGATTTACCAAACAGgtatatatttagtatttttattatctaTAGTAcggaataaatatattttaaactcttGTCTTAAAACTGTAACAGGTAATACGCGATTAAAAGTAATCTTGATGCACTAAGGAcgttgtattatttaaaaactactaTTGCATCAGTTAGATACAGTGTACACAATAATAATTGCAGTGTCCgcattgttataacatgttcCCAGTGTTTGTACTATCACAGCGAATATACGTGTACAAAGTATATGCTTCAATATGTGTATGTTATAATATGACACATTTTTCTCCTTTCGGCTGGTTTGCCGGCGTTGGGTTGTCGGTGGGTGGTGCTGAAGAGCGAGGATATTGCAACGATTCTTGGTCGAATTGACGTTGGATCTTTGACGCCAACTGGCGGCTGTAAAACAATGACTTTCAACAGGCCACGTTATAAGGTATGTACACTGAATCCCATTGTGTGAAATTAAGGCACAAAAATCAACATTAACCACTTCAGACATTGAATTCTAAAACGTGATGATTTTAGATGTGAGTTATGGTGTGTAAACTTGGGATTTATATGAAATGCACaaccattattttttttacatgaagAAAGGCCTgacataaaaaagtaataaagcTTACTCTTGTTCTTCTACACTAAGATTCCCATCAACATGCGTGCTTGTTTCATTCTGCAGTGATAATGCCATTTGAAAATCCTGTAAGAAACACAACTACATTGAACTAGGCAGTTTTAAACTGGCATGGAATTGACCACACATAAGCTAATGGAAATAGCTATTTTTCCAGTTTCCAGAAAGAAATATACTTCCATATTATACTTTTTCCTTAAAAAAACCTGTGCCTAAtggtttgaaataaaaacaaatttgaaatgtAACACAATAAATTAACGAGGTGACTTGAAAAAGAAGTCTTTGTTTTACATGGAAAAGTTTTGTGGCTGCTTTTACTTTTCCTAAATTTCAAGGCTTTCgcaaaagaaacaaataaaagtataaaaagggatttgtataaattatttatgatCTAAGTTCTTTAAAATCTGCAGACTTACAATGTCAAGTTGTTCTGTTGGTTGGTTGAGAGTTGGTGTGGTGCTAAAGTTGGCATCCGTGAATGAGGTATCACCTTGTACACTACTCAATGTCTCCCACACAATATTTGGTTTCATAAGAAAACCTTGATCAGTCACCAACGTGAACAGCTCGTTCtgttaacaaaaatttaatttttaaccatCTGTCAAAAAAAGTTCTAAATTTATCTGTTCAGTATAATAATAAGAGATCATAGACTTGGACTAATTAAAGAGAATCACTAACAACCAAAGTATCAAAGTTGCACTGTCAACTTAAACACCAATGTGAAATAATACAGCACATGATACATGATCTGTGCAACATAGTTATACATCATCACCAGTATGcggtattttaataaactatcAAAAACATTTCCAAGAAATAAATCAACTATTTGAAGCACATGACACACTGTAACCACGCATTATACCAAGCAAGCCTGTACAGCACATGACATGTACGGCACAAACAGCTGCTTTGCATATTTAGTAAAGGTAAacctaattagtttaatttctGACCAGCCAGTTCAGGCACAACATATGCACTGCTGCATTTAATCACCCCTAATATACAGTTGAGTTTGAGTATATAATCAATAAACTTATGTTAGCTTTGAAACATGATGcaacactttataaaatatttatttctgcaATAAGGATTATACAAAACAGTAGATACTGACATGCTCTACCTATATTTTCACCTCCTTTTTGTACAGTGTTAGAAAATGATTGTTTCGGAACAAAACAGCTACTCTGTGATTGGGAGTTGTTTCCAATATATTTACTACACCATGGCACGTGAGTTGAGATGCAGTGTTTGTTAAGAATTCCTCTGCAACTAATCCTGTTGGAAGTAACTTCATATTAGAAAATACAAACGATGTGTGTGTGTATTATCATTGAATAGATTTGCATGTATGTAAATGACAAACCAGCATAAGTATAACATTAAGGAAGCCTAGGACATATTGCATGCCatgtgtaatatattttacaatctaAGTGTTGAATCTAAAAGATGTCTGTACAAACAACCAATACCAaagtatatatactgtatttattcaatacaatCTATCAATAAATCTATAATCAACTTGTGTAACCCcagaatatttaacaaaattgtcATTCTCATAAAACAGATTTCTTGTTTTCGATCTTATGTTGAATTAACTGTTTGTTAAAACAGTGCAAAAGGCTAATCTAAATAAATCTGGCTgaattatttcattattttataacgAACATGGAAACCACATTTTATAGAAATTCTTAATATTGTTATGGGTCACAAGTAGGGGCCAGGGACCCAGTTTGGGGATGttaacttaaacaaaacaccttaCCTTCCCGTTGAAGATTTTCATCAGATgattctttatttacaatgATTTTCTCAACAAGTTGATTGTAACTACAGTTGCTGACGCATGAGCACGTTTTACTATCctgaagtatatatatatatatatatatatatgaatatatacatatatatatatgaagtatAATAGCCTGTATACAATTTtttagggatgtgccgagccgagcccgaactcaaaagctcgtgcccgagcgtctccttttttgacgctcggcgctcggctaaaaactgggccgagcgccgagccttatgctataatgttgcacgcgagagcgaaaaatattaaaaatgaaaaaagtgaagctactaagagataacgagactagtcagcgtagctttctccttaattatttttcgttcgttgtgaatttgctctctcgcaagtaacgaatcgcaacgtcagcgaatttgcccgtatcgaattacagcaggtgtcgaattacacgagcgcccaatgttttcgtatcacattttaaataaaaagccaaaaactcttaaacttttttataatgaaatattataaattgctgcaaccacgGTTTTGCAACCACAGGGTTTTGCAACCCCTAAGCCACCTTTaccgcagacacgcacgcagccagaaagtgctaagacgcatacacacgcgttgcattcaatataacattccttcgcttggaattagaacaatttttcattcaattgttacgtcacgtgTCCTATCgcaacgtaactattaattaNNNNNNNNNNNNNNNNNNNNNNNNNNNNNNNNNNNNNNNNNNNNNNNNNNaacgatgttttttggcttctgtccaagctcgaccgggacgatactttgtaatatcatattacaatttatgttgGTTTCAATTTACcgatagcgtcgctcctcgctcttatatttgcaccaattaaaattcacataatgcgatttacctgcattaaactaatcatcagaaacaaaaattatacacaaactacagatcgtatggaagcgaataaaacacgattgttttcaacaatctcgtttgtgatgtaacgatcgtaaaggtttattctgacgtaaataatcgttacattatccaAGATAAACATGCGTAGAAACTTGCTAGTTGTGCCACTGGctgtaacagttataaataattttttaattaaatattttttgtatgaattttacattttgcaacagtagGAATTATAAAAAGCGAGACGcgtctttaaccgcaaaccacgtgttctgtattattttgattaggggcgcttttcggctgaataggaacgcattctcgtacgcctttctccttgatgacgtcataggtgctcgggctcgggctcgtgccgagcttttcgttaaagctcggcgctcggcgaacccgagctttttcaacttcagcacatccctacaatttt
Proteins encoded in this window:
- the LOC100177354 gene encoding ubiquitin carboxyl-terminal hydrolase MINDY-2, which encodes MQTSDAASCENSELCVYHIKWVTWNSVKTPLITQNVNGPCPLLAIFNVLLLSRRVTLPETLEMISSKQMIDYIGGLIFESMPEHLDDGEKLNYEQNMSDAMTIIPKLQTGIDVNIQFTSVSSFECTPELAVFDLLQIPLYHGWLPDPQDSKTCSCVSNCSYNQLVEKIIVNKESSDENLQREGLVAEEFLTNTASQLTCHGVVNILETTPNHRVAVLFRNNHFLTLYKKENELFTLVTDQGFLMKPNIVWETLSSVQGDTSFTDANFSTTPTLNQPTEQLDIDFQMALSLQNETSTHVDGNLSVEEQDRQLASKIQRQFDQESLQYPRSSAPPTDNPTPANQPKGEKCVIL